In Lysobacter lycopersici, a genomic segment contains:
- a CDS encoding carboxymuconolactone decarboxylase family protein, which translates to MSDANEKDRVSEFTEFRKRMNERILAEPNQVVRRFFALDTQTYAAGALDVKTKELCGLVASMVLRCDDCISYHVAQCRDAGVSRDEMFEAFSVGLVVGGSIVIPHLRRAVDFLDKLEQGGAGTPAAHDHG; encoded by the coding sequence ATGAGCGACGCGAACGAGAAGGATCGCGTTTCGGAGTTCACCGAATTCCGCAAGCGCATGAACGAACGCATCCTCGCCGAACCCAACCAGGTGGTGCGGCGCTTCTTCGCGCTCGACACGCAGACCTATGCGGCCGGCGCGCTGGACGTGAAGACCAAGGAACTGTGCGGGCTGGTCGCGTCGATGGTGCTGCGTTGCGACGATTGCATCAGCTACCACGTCGCCCAGTGCCGCGACGCCGGCGTGAGCCGCGACGAGATGTTCGAAGCGTTCTCCGTCGGGCTCGTCGTCGGCGGCAGCATCGTGATCCCGCACCTGCGTCGCGCCGTCGACTTCCTCGACAAGCTCGAGCAGGGCGGGGCGGGAACGCCCGCCGCGCACGACCACGGCTGA
- the phoB gene encoding phosphate regulon transcriptional regulator PhoB has protein sequence MQKNILIVDDEPAIRDMVAFALRKGEYMPVHAGDAREAQAAIAERVPDLILLDWMLPGTSGLELARRWRKEQLTREIPIIMLTARGEENDRVGGLEAGVDDYVVKPFSARELLARIRAVLRRSREDDEDGNVSAGPLRIDGAAHRVFAGEAPVQIGPTEYRLLHFFMTHPERVYTRTQLLDHVWGGNVYVEERTVDVHIRRLRKTLEPARLDGMVQTVRGSGYRFSAAL, from the coding sequence ATGCAGAAGAACATCCTGATCGTCGACGACGAGCCCGCGATCCGCGACATGGTCGCGTTCGCCCTGCGCAAGGGCGAATACATGCCGGTGCACGCCGGCGATGCCCGCGAGGCCCAGGCCGCCATCGCCGAACGCGTCCCGGACCTGATCCTGCTCGACTGGATGCTGCCCGGCACCAGCGGCCTCGAACTCGCGCGGCGCTGGCGCAAGGAACAGCTCACCCGCGAGATCCCGATCATCATGCTCACCGCGCGTGGCGAGGAGAACGACCGCGTCGGCGGGCTCGAGGCCGGGGTAGACGACTACGTGGTGAAGCCGTTCTCGGCGCGCGAACTGCTGGCGCGCATCCGCGCCGTGCTGCGCCGTTCGCGCGAAGACGACGAGGACGGCAACGTCAGCGCCGGCCCGCTGCGCATCGACGGCGCCGCGCACCGCGTCTTCGCCGGCGAGGCGCCGGTGCAGATCGGCCCGACCGAATACCGCCTGCTGCACTTCTTCATGACCCATCCCGAACGCGTGTACACGCGCACGCAACTGCTCGACCACGTCTGGGGCGGCAACGTGTACGTGGAGGAACGCACCGTGGACGTGCACATCCGCCGCCTGCGCAAGACCCTGGAACCGGCGCGGCTGGACGGCATGGTGCAGACCGTGCGCGGCAGCGGTTACCGCTTCTCGGCCGCGCTCTGA
- a CDS encoding isocitrate dehydrogenase, with the protein MTTITVLRGDGIGPEIMDATLHVLDAMQLGLQYEFAGAGMVALEKHGELLPQATLDSIARNKIALKSPLTTPVGEGFSSINVELRKRFDLYANVRPAKSFPNTKSRFPAGVDLVTVRENTEGAYIGEGQQVSDDGATATLTQKVTRKGSERIVRYAFDLARNTGRKKVTVVHKANILKSTSGLFLKVAREVAAQYPEIQCNELIVDNCCMQLVMKPEQFDVIVTTNLFGDIISDLCAGLVGGLGLAPGANIGEHAAIFEAVHGSAPDIAGKGIANPCALLLAAGQMLDHLGQPEQAARLRSAIVATLEAKDALTPDLGGEGNTLSFAKAIASRL; encoded by the coding sequence ATGACGACGATCACGGTTCTCCGCGGCGACGGCATCGGCCCCGAGATCATGGATGCCACCCTGCACGTGCTCGATGCGATGCAGTTGGGCCTGCAGTACGAATTCGCCGGCGCCGGCATGGTCGCGCTGGAAAAGCATGGCGAACTGCTGCCGCAGGCGACGCTCGATTCCATCGCCCGCAACAAGATCGCGCTGAAGAGCCCGCTGACCACGCCGGTCGGCGAAGGTTTTTCCTCGATCAACGTCGAATTGCGCAAGCGTTTCGACCTGTACGCCAACGTGCGCCCGGCGAAATCGTTCCCGAACACCAAGTCGCGTTTCCCGGCGGGCGTGGACCTGGTCACGGTGCGCGAGAACACCGAAGGCGCCTACATCGGCGAAGGCCAGCAGGTCAGCGACGACGGTGCCACCGCGACGCTCACGCAGAAGGTGACGCGCAAGGGTTCCGAGCGCATCGTGCGCTACGCCTTCGACCTCGCGCGCAACACCGGGCGCAAGAAAGTCACGGTGGTGCACAAGGCCAACATCCTGAAGTCGACTTCGGGCCTGTTCCTCAAGGTCGCGCGCGAAGTGGCGGCGCAGTATCCCGAGATCCAGTGCAACGAACTGATCGTCGACAACTGCTGCATGCAGCTGGTGATGAAGCCCGAGCAGTTCGACGTGATCGTCACCACCAACCTGTTCGGCGACATCATTTCCGACCTGTGCGCCGGACTGGTCGGCGGCCTGGGCCTCGCGCCGGGCGCCAACATCGGCGAGCACGCGGCGATCTTCGAGGCGGTGCATGGTTCGGCGCCCGACATCGCCGGCAAGGGCATCGCCAATCCCTGCGCATTGCTGCTCGCGGCCGGGCAGATGCTCGATCACCTCGGCCAGCCGGAACAGGCCGCGCGCCTGCGCAGCGCCATCGTCGCCACGCTGGAAGCGAAGGATGCGCTGACCCCGGACCTGGGTGGCGAGGGCAACACGCTGTCGTTCGCCAAGGCCATCGCCAGCCGGCTCTGA
- a CDS encoding M48 family metalloprotease, with product MTALASRRLPAVLLAASLVLALAPGADAQSQSLPDIGSSASELLTPAQQQEYGEMTLAQLRNMNYTLDDPLLNDWLQALGNRMGAASDKPDQRFTVFLLKDREINAFATLGGYVAVNAGLILAAEDEGELASVLGHEFAHVTQQHVLRSVEAAKKDSLPILLAMLGAIAVAQGSNSDSASNGAMAALVSAQGLMIQRQINYTRSGEAEADRLGIRTLYRAGFDPDDMAKMFQRMLALSRSNQGGERERTPDYLLTHPVTTSRISEAIQRADQLRASGIGSVTSTMGNSDNPLLPGNFSIRASGGGDDGLFPWAQERLRALSADTPTQAIREYEQMGRAGKLGDAQQYGLAVAQIRAGKGPAAMDDLSQLLARHPDNLWLELGIAQAGAHGNDRAAADARFDALVARLPNNLAVARTYASVLNERGTPAAGRRAQEVLRPLLNANADDPGLQAEFARASDMAGDAVRAGEAYAEAAYLNGRPEQALVQLNNLKKRPDLDYYARARIDARIAAITPVVLELQRQGIRDEDLHRQ from the coding sequence ATGACCGCACTCGCATCGCGACGGCTCCCGGCCGTCCTCCTCGCCGCCAGCCTCGTCCTGGCGCTCGCGCCCGGCGCCGATGCGCAATCGCAGTCGCTGCCGGACATCGGTTCCTCGGCCAGCGAACTGCTGACCCCGGCCCAGCAGCAGGAATACGGCGAGATGACGCTCGCCCAGCTGCGCAACATGAACTACACGCTGGACGACCCGTTGCTCAACGACTGGCTGCAGGCGCTCGGCAACCGCATGGGCGCGGCCAGCGACAAGCCCGACCAGCGGTTCACCGTGTTCCTGCTCAAGGACCGCGAGATCAACGCCTTCGCCACGCTCGGCGGCTACGTCGCGGTCAACGCCGGCCTCATCCTCGCCGCCGAGGACGAGGGCGAACTGGCTTCGGTGCTCGGCCACGAGTTCGCCCACGTCACCCAGCAGCACGTGCTGCGTTCGGTGGAAGCGGCGAAGAAGGACAGTTTGCCGATCCTGCTGGCGATGCTCGGGGCGATCGCGGTCGCGCAGGGCAGCAACAGCGATTCCGCCAGCAACGGCGCGATGGCCGCGCTGGTCTCGGCGCAGGGATTGATGATCCAGCGCCAGATCAACTACACGCGCTCGGGCGAAGCCGAGGCCGACAGGCTCGGGATCCGCACCCTTTATCGCGCCGGCTTCGATCCCGACGACATGGCGAAGATGTTCCAGCGCATGCTCGCGCTCAGCCGCAGCAACCAGGGCGGCGAACGCGAGCGTACGCCGGACTACCTGCTCACCCACCCGGTGACGACCAGCCGCATCAGCGAGGCGATCCAGCGCGCGGACCAATTGCGCGCTTCGGGCATCGGGTCTGTCACCTCGACGATGGGCAACAGCGACAACCCGCTGCTGCCGGGCAACTTCTCCATCCGGGCCAGTGGCGGCGGCGACGACGGGCTGTTCCCATGGGCACAGGAACGCCTGCGCGCACTGTCGGCCGACACCCCGACGCAGGCGATCCGCGAATACGAACAGATGGGCCGCGCCGGCAAACTCGGCGATGCGCAGCAGTACGGGCTGGCGGTGGCGCAGATCCGCGCAGGCAAGGGTCCGGCCGCGATGGACGACCTGTCGCAACTGCTGGCCAGGCATCCCGACAACCTGTGGCTGGAACTGGGCATCGCCCAGGCCGGGGCCCACGGCAACGACCGCGCCGCCGCGGATGCGCGCTTCGACGCGCTGGTCGCGCGCCTGCCCAACAACCTCGCCGTGGCCCGCACCTACGCGTCGGTGCTGAACGAACGCGGCACCCCGGCCGCCGGCCGCCGCGCGCAGGAAGTCCTGCGCCCGCTGTTGAACGCGAATGCCGACGATCCCGGCCTGCAGGCCGAATTCGCCCGCGCCAGCGACATGGCCGGCGACGCGGTCCGCGCCGGCGAAGCCTATGCCGAAGCGGCCTACCTCAATGGCCGCCCGGAACAGGCCCTGGTGCAGCTCAACAACCTGAAGAAGCGCCCGGACCTCGACTACTACGCGCGGGCCCGGATCGACGCCCGCATCGCGGCCATCACCCCGGTGGTGCTGGAACTGCAACGCCAGGGCATCCGCGACGAGGATTTGCACCGGCAGTGA
- the ppk1 gene encoding polyphosphate kinase 1 translates to MNHAGDPVEPALQDITLNDSALYFNRELSQLDFNFRVLAQAQDANVPLLERLRYLCISCTNLDEFFEIRAATVRHAQDFGMAARADGQAPATILRRIHERAAELVDAQYRCWNEELRPQLAERGIRLLQPNEWNAEQREWLRTYFRDEIMPVLSPLGLDPAHPFPRILNKSLNIVVTVEGRDAFGREGHLAVVRAPRSLPRIIRLPDRDGDGDAFHDFVFLSTALSQFVGELFPGMRVTGAYQFRVTRNSELIVDEEEVENLALALRDELVGRGYLRAMRLEIDRDCPQPIVDTLLRNFELPSHALYRIDGPVNLNRVIQVYDLVQRPELKFPPFIPRQMRSVDSLFERVAEGDVLLHHPFDGFGPVLELLKQAADDPNVLAIKQTLYRTAKDSAIVEHLVQAARNGKDVTAVIELRARFDEEANLAFADRLQQAGVQVVYGVVGYKTHAKMLLIVRREGRKLRRYAHLGTGNYHAGTARAYTDIGLVTADPDIGDDVHQIFQQLSGLAPEIRLKRLLQSPFTLHAGVLARIEREAGHARAGRAARIVAKMNALSEPEVVRALYRASQAGVEIDLIVRGACCLRPGVPGVSDNIRVRSIVGRFLEHSRVYWFANGDEPELFCASADWLERNLLHRIEACFPILDPALAERVKSETLDNYLADNIEAWELQADGEYLRRSPGPGEAAHSAQAALLAKLSA, encoded by the coding sequence ATGAACCACGCCGGCGATCCCGTCGAACCCGCGCTGCAGGACATCACGCTGAACGACAGCGCGCTGTACTTCAACCGCGAACTCTCGCAGCTCGACTTCAACTTCCGCGTGCTCGCGCAGGCGCAGGACGCGAACGTGCCGCTGCTCGAGCGACTGCGCTACCTGTGCATCAGCTGCACCAACCTCGACGAATTCTTCGAGATCCGCGCCGCGACCGTGCGCCACGCGCAGGACTTCGGCATGGCCGCGCGCGCCGACGGGCAGGCGCCGGCGACGATCCTGCGCCGCATCCACGAACGCGCCGCGGAACTGGTCGACGCGCAATACCGCTGCTGGAACGAGGAACTGCGGCCGCAACTGGCCGAACGCGGCATCCGCCTGCTGCAGCCGAACGAATGGAACGCGGAACAGCGCGAATGGCTGCGCACGTATTTCCGCGACGAAATCATGCCGGTGCTGTCGCCGCTGGGGCTGGATCCCGCGCATCCGTTCCCGCGCATCCTCAACAAGTCGCTGAACATCGTGGTGACGGTCGAGGGCCGCGACGCGTTCGGGCGCGAAGGCCACCTCGCCGTGGTGCGCGCGCCGCGTTCGCTGCCGCGCATCATCCGCCTGCCCGATCGTGATGGCGATGGCGACGCTTTCCACGATTTCGTGTTCCTGTCCACCGCGCTCTCGCAATTCGTCGGCGAGCTGTTCCCCGGCATGCGCGTCACCGGCGCCTACCAGTTCCGCGTGACGCGCAATTCCGAACTGATCGTGGACGAGGAGGAAGTCGAGAACCTCGCCCTCGCCCTGCGCGACGAACTCGTCGGCCGCGGCTACCTGCGCGCGATGCGGCTGGAGATCGACCGCGACTGCCCGCAGCCCATCGTCGACACCCTGCTGCGCAATTTCGAACTGCCCTCGCACGCGCTGTACCGCATCGACGGCCCGGTGAACCTCAACCGGGTGATCCAGGTGTACGACCTGGTGCAGCGCCCGGAACTGAAGTTCCCGCCGTTCATCCCGCGGCAGATGCGCAGCGTCGACAGCCTGTTCGAGCGCGTGGCCGAGGGCGACGTGCTGCTGCACCACCCGTTCGACGGCTTCGGCCCGGTCCTGGAACTGTTGAAGCAGGCCGCCGACGACCCGAACGTATTGGCGATCAAGCAGACGCTGTACCGCACCGCGAAGGATTCGGCCATCGTCGAGCACCTGGTGCAGGCCGCGCGCAACGGCAAGGACGTGACCGCGGTGATCGAACTGCGCGCGCGCTTCGACGAGGAGGCCAACCTCGCCTTCGCCGACCGCCTGCAGCAGGCCGGCGTGCAGGTGGTGTACGGCGTGGTCGGCTACAAGACCCACGCCAAGATGCTGCTCATCGTGCGCCGCGAAGGGCGCAAGCTGCGTCGCTACGCGCACCTGGGCACCGGCAACTACCACGCCGGCACCGCGCGCGCCTACACCGACATCGGCCTGGTCACCGCCGATCCGGACATCGGCGATGACGTGCACCAGATCTTCCAGCAACTGTCCGGACTCGCGCCGGAAATCCGGCTCAAGCGCCTGCTGCAATCGCCGTTCACGCTGCACGCCGGCGTGCTGGCGCGGATCGAACGCGAAGCCGGGCACGCACGCGCCGGCCGCGCCGCGCGCATCGTCGCCAAGATGAACGCGCTCAGCGAACCGGAAGTGGTGCGCGCGCTGTACCGCGCTTCGCAGGCCGGCGTCGAGATCGATCTCATCGTGCGCGGCGCCTGCTGCCTGCGGCCCGGCGTGCCGGGCGTCTCCGACAACATCCGCGTACGTTCGATCGTCGGTCGTTTCCTCGAGCATAGCCGCGTGTACTGGTTCGCCAACGGCGACGAACCGGAACTGTTCTGCGCCAGCGCCGACTGGCTGGAACGCAACCTGCTGCACCGGATCGAGGCTTGCTTCCCGATCCTCGACCCGGCGCTCGCGGAACGGGTGAAGTCGGAGACGCTGGACAACTACCTCGCCGACAACATCGAGGCCTGGGAACTGCAGGCGGATGGCGAATACCTGCGGCGTTCGCCCGGCCCCGGAGAGGCGGCGCATTCCGCGCAGGCGGCGTTGCTTGCGAAACTGTCCGCATGA
- the phoR gene encoding phosphate regulon sensor histidine kinase PhoR: MPPQARNAWFRTLGLLALVLAIGLAIGLLIGKPWPALTLAALGVVAWHYWKLRGVLLRLTARQRIGPPSGDGVWNELDRLLHRGQQDMRSRKRRLLDMLRAYRAAAAALPDAVVIVDRDSQRVVWFNEAATPLLGLHHPRDIDRALGDCLQPLPVARWLAAGRNAEPMIDAVSPTDPAIRLNLRLIPYSEELWLLVARDVTKLMRLEEVRRDFVANVSHELRTPLTVVHGYLDLLEPEDKPEWAPLLDEMRRQSQRMTQLVEDLLTLSRLEAQDEIADDQVSMAPMLATLKREAEALSQGRHHVTVESALDADLRGSTRELHSAFSNLVSNAVRYTPAGGDIAIRYAPTPDGGAALSVRDTGYGIPASHLPRITERFYRVSTSRSRELGGTGLGLSIVKHVLSLHQARLAIESEVGAGSTFTCVFGPERVLRRAEAASA; the protein is encoded by the coding sequence ATGCCGCCCCAAGCCCGCAACGCCTGGTTCCGCACCCTTGGGCTGCTCGCCTTGGTGCTCGCGATCGGCCTCGCCATCGGCCTGTTGATCGGCAAGCCATGGCCGGCGCTCACCCTCGCCGCGCTCGGCGTGGTCGCCTGGCATTACTGGAAGCTGCGCGGCGTGCTGTTGCGCCTGACCGCGCGCCAGCGCATCGGCCCGCCTTCCGGCGACGGCGTGTGGAACGAACTCGACCGCCTGCTCCATCGCGGCCAGCAGGACATGCGTTCGCGCAAGCGCCGGCTGCTCGACATGCTGCGCGCCTACCGCGCCGCCGCCGCCGCGTTGCCCGACGCCGTGGTCATCGTCGACCGCGACAGCCAGCGCGTGGTCTGGTTCAACGAAGCGGCGACGCCGCTGCTCGGCCTGCACCACCCGCGCGACATCGACCGCGCGCTCGGCGATTGCCTGCAACCGCTGCCGGTAGCGCGCTGGCTCGCCGCCGGGCGCAATGCCGAACCGATGATCGACGCGGTTTCGCCGACCGATCCGGCGATCCGCCTCAACCTGCGCCTCATCCCCTATTCCGAGGAACTGTGGCTGCTGGTCGCGCGCGACGTGACCAAGCTGATGCGGCTGGAGGAAGTGCGCCGCGATTTCGTCGCCAACGTCTCGCACGAACTGCGCACGCCGCTGACCGTCGTGCACGGCTACCTCGACCTGCTCGAACCCGAGGACAAGCCCGAATGGGCGCCGTTGCTGGACGAAATGCGCCGGCAGTCGCAACGCATGACCCAGTTGGTGGAAGACCTGCTCACCTTGTCGCGGCTGGAAGCGCAGGACGAGATCGCCGACGACCAAGTCTCGATGGCGCCGATGCTGGCGACGCTGAAACGCGAAGCCGAGGCACTGAGCCAGGGCCGGCACCACGTGACCGTCGAATCCGCGCTGGACGCCGACCTGCGCGGTTCCACCCGAGAACTGCACAGCGCCTTCTCCAACCTCGTCAGCAACGCGGTGCGCTACACGCCCGCCGGCGGCGACATCGCGATCCGCTACGCGCCCACGCCGGACGGTGGCGCGGCGCTGTCGGTGCGCGATACCGGCTACGGCATCCCCGCGTCGCACCTGCCGCGCATCACGGAACGTTTCTACCGCGTGTCCACCAGCCGTTCGCGCGAACTCGGCGGCACCGGGCTCGGGCTATCCATCGTCAAGCACGTGCTGAGCCTGCACCAGGCGCGCCTCGCCATCGAGAGCGAAGTCGGCGCGGGCAGCACCTTCACCTGCGTGTTCGGGCCCGAACGGGTGCTGCGGCGCGCCGAGGCCGCATCCGCATGA
- the grxC gene encoding glutaredoxin 3, whose translation MSDAPAITIYTTAICPYCVAAKNFLKSKGRDWTEVRVDTDPAEREKMIARTRRTSVPQIFIGDTHVGGYDDMMALHRAGKLEALLEGAGA comes from the coding sequence TTGAGCGACGCCCCCGCCATCACGATCTACACCACCGCGATCTGCCCGTACTGCGTCGCCGCGAAGAATTTCCTGAAGAGCAAGGGCAGGGACTGGACCGAAGTACGCGTCGACACCGACCCGGCCGAGCGCGAGAAGATGATCGCGCGCACCCGCCGCACCAGCGTGCCGCAGATCTTCATCGGCGACACCCACGTCGGCGGCTACGACGACATGATGGCGCTGCATCGCGCCGGCAAGCTCGAAGCCCTGCTCGAAGGCGCCGGCGCATGA